From the genome of Nicotiana sylvestris chromosome 1, ASM39365v2, whole genome shotgun sequence:
AAACCTTTTCAGAGCAGAATGATTAACACGTTCACATTTTTTGCAGTAAACTTTATTTCCAATTTTATCAGCTTTCTTCGAATAATTTTTGCACCCTACATATGACCattctctttcaagttctaaatTTACTACAGTAGCAACAATCCAGATTTGCCCTTCTTGTAAAAAAAATCAATACATTATATAAGATGATACATCTATATTTATTAGTCATGGTTTGTCTAAAGAATATTTTGCTTACCTGCATGAAATCAATTAATTCTCCAATATTTTTAACTTCCACATTTCCAACAGCCAGTTCTTCGAAAACGGAATAACTATGTTGAGAAGTTGTTTGACTAATCCTCTCAAAGTTAACTTCACGCCCGCTTCCTAATCTGCATTTGTCCAAATTTGCATTAGTTCTAAATATGCTAAAATAAATTAAGTAGTACATATATAAATTTAATATTGTATATAAAAAACCTGGATATAAATTCAGCAACTTGAGGACGATCAGGATTAATCCAAAGCTTCGAGGAATGCCAAGTATTACGCACAGAATATTTGCCTACATATAAAATTAACTTTAATttaaaaacacacaaaaaaaaatagaagtcaAGTCTAAATATTATGATATGAATACCTTGAAATTTGTAAGCTTTTATGAGTTGCATAACTACTATGACACGTTGATTGGGTGATCCATCCAATTGGGGCAAGATTTCATCTACAAATTCTCCCAAAAATGTTGCTGAAATATTGTTCCTCCTATATGTAAAACACACAAATTAATAATGAGAAAATAATAGTAATTGAATCTATAACTAATTCAATTCATAGTTGCAAGCGTACTCATGATCCTCAAGCTCCAAGTTCATAAAGGTACTTGTTTTACCACCTTGATTGTATGATTCTATGTTACCATGATCAATAACTTCTCCTATGACATCTGCCACATATAAATAAATAGTTATAAATAAGGTGATAAAACATTCAACAAAAAATAGCGAAAGGTAAAACAATTACCGAATAGTTCATTCTCATCAACCTCGAGTTGATTTGTGAGATGCTCATAAGGCTTAAAGTTGAAGATATTCAAACTAAACTGTGAATCACTAATTTCATCGACACTCCTCCTATGAGAAAATGTCAGTTTCAATTTATGCTTGCTGGTCTTAATTTTCAGATTGTTTGGTCCAACCACAAAGTTTTTCATAACGTacaatcccatttcatgtatttttgttttgaaaatacgCATAACAGCTCTTCCAATAGTTGCATGAATTCGATCTccctaaaataaaaaatgtagaaAGAAATTTAAGTTAGTAAGACGCATAAGTTGAAGAAAATACATCACAACTCGaaaaaaataacatgtaaaagagTATGCACCTTTTCatcttgaataattaattcaattgaATTATAATTTTCTGGTTTCTCGCGGTCTGGAATGTGTCATAATCTAGCAACACGAACCttcaaattccaactcattttGGACATTGATATTTCGCTAATATAGTTATAGTTTGAAGCCATACTTTGTAGAAGTTTGTGTAGAAAATAAGCCCTAAGCAATGTAGAGAAGCCAACCCTAAAGAAAAGTTGCTTAAATAAAGATTTCTAAGGAAAGACTATCATAGTAAAT
Proteins encoded in this window:
- the LOC138878007 gene encoding replication protein A 70 kDa DNA-binding subunit D-like, giving the protein MASNYNYISEISMSKMSWNLKGDRIHATIGRAVMRIFKTKIHEMGLYVMKNFVVGPNNLKIKTSKHKLKLTFSHRRSVDEISDSQFSLNIFNFKPYEHLTNQLEVDENELFDVIGEVIDHGNIESYNQGGKTSTFMNLELEDHERNNISATFLGEFVDEILPQLDGSPNQRVIVVMQLIKAYKFQGKYSVRNTWHSSKLWINPDRPQVAEFISRLGSGREVNFERISQTTSQHSYSVFEELAVGNVEVKNIGELIDFMQNHEAIKFIGKSVDTLKEGVVETSGAAYECSHLLEIEAILNGKFMFKLTVKPSNIEEKKCLFQE